Part of the Lolium rigidum isolate FL_2022 chromosome 6, APGP_CSIRO_Lrig_0.1, whole genome shotgun sequence genome, gcctgggcgtacaGCTCCCAGGCCTTGGCTTCCtcgtccatctcggaggtgcgaatggctgcatggaggtgcggccatttcgcgtcctcctccgccgccgagatgagcagcagcggcggcggttgcggcaatgccgcgccgccgcgggcggcgtctccgatgtggaggccgcctcggtttcctccgGATGGCCGCACCGCCGGCGGACAACGGCgcctgctgctcgcctcgtcatcgttggctccgggagcgaaccgtcgcttcggggccatggcggcggtttcgctcggggagtggagtggggactgcagtggagggccagatcccctccagtccccatttaatagccttccgggtcaccgacaggtgggcccaagggagacgaggcgaccagcgcccgAACGCGAGCGGACGACGCGTGCCATCcgtggccacgcaaacctagcccagatttgggccgggtttgcgtcgttccggacgccgcggctgtCCGCTTTTACGgtccgtccccgcgttgggccgggtttgcgtcgttccggacgccgcggctatCCGCTTTTACGgtccgtccccgcgttgggccgggatttTGTCCGGCTCAACCGattcggacgcgcgggcgcgggatgggtcgccccgttggagatgcccttaccccaCAAGGCAACACGTCAATATATGTTGTCTGAAGGAAGCCGGCTCAACCCATCCGGACGCACGGGCGCGAGATGGgtcgccccattggagatgcccttaccccaCAAGGCAACGCGTCAATATATGTTGTCTGAAGGAAGCTGTCGTCGACAGGTTGCAGACAGGGGAGTTTTCTCTCGGCTGGCCCGTCGTTCCTTCCGCGCTCGCCGTGGTACAATGTTTTGCCTTAAGGCCAAAGGCTTTGCTTCCAACGAGAGGAGCAGTGATGCATCTACCAGTACCAAATTCAACAAAAGCTCATGAGTAGAAGAAAACAGAGCATGCGCTGACATGCACACATCGCAGATTTTCAGTGAAAGGAGTTTTATTGACTCAATAATAGTAACATCAAGGTAATACAACAACAAAGGCTTCAATAGTCCAACCTTTGAGTAACAAGATACTAGGTCATAGGTGGTACAGAAACCAAGGAGTAGGATAGGTAGTAACAAGCTCGCTGAATTTATTTAAAATATAAAATGCAACACCAAGTTAAGGAAACGGCCACATAAACGAAGCCAATTTATTTGTAAGCCCTCCGCAGATCTGGGAGATCACTTGGTCGCGATGAACAGCCCCCACCTCTGCTCACCAGCAGAGCTCCTCTGAAGCTTCGCATTCCATCCATTTACAATATCGTCATAGTCGTCCTGAAAATTGAATGGAAGCAAGGATTAGATATGCTTGTCAGAAACATAGAAAGAACCAAGTCTTCTAAACTGCCGGTCCATGTTTTGGCACGGTTAGGGGATTTGTCAAATCACCTGACCAAAGTCAGCAAGGAAATCATCTTTGTTCTTTTCAACTGCGGCTAGCTCCCTTTGTAGAACTGTCAGGAACTGCAAAAAATCGAGCACTGATTAGTATCCGAGTAACTGATGTATGCATCTCTCAACGAAAACACAAGCATGCAAAGTTGCAAACCAATGAGCTAGTGAGAGAATAACCTGATCAGTGCGGTCTTCAGCAATGACATCATGGAAACCAGCATCACGGAGCATCTGAATTGTTTTGACGAATATAAGAGTTAATGCGGATGAACATTTGCTTGCAGAAACAGTATTAACAATATACAAGTGCAATTAAGAAGTACCTGTCCATAAGCCTCTACATCATGCAGGTCGTAACCCCTCTGCTCAATGTATGCCGCAAACTCTTCAGACGGTTTTCCTGGACTCCTACAGTAGTCACTGATTAGGACTTTACCCCCAGGTTTTAGCCATTTGAAGAAACTTCTAAACAGAGAGGGTTTATCCTGCAAAGCAAAGGCATCGTTAGTCATAAAACAGTTACTAAAACGTCAAATAGACATGTGGACGGTGGGAATAATATTTTCCTCCTTTAGTAATTTGTAGATTTAGATGTACAGGCAAAACAAGGGCTTCACAAAGAATCTGTTTCCAACTGGGAAAGCAAATCTTAGCATGGTTGCTTGACATTAAGAGTGCAATTCAATCAAATCGTAAATGATAAAATAATCCAAATAAGCAACCAACAATGTGTATTAAGACATACTTGTATGTGAAGGATAGTGTCACGGCTGTACACAACGTCAAACGTATTGTCTGGGTATGTCTTTGTGGTGCAATCAGCAACTTCAAACTCAACTGCACACTTGCGCCCAATAGCATCCTCAAGCGCAAATGATACCATGTTTATAGAAAGATCAATgccaacaacatgaacatcatagTTTTCAGCCATATAAAAATCACCACCCCCGATTCCACATCCAACATCAAGCACCTTCTGCCCAGGTTTAAGATCCAGCAAGTCCACAAATTCTTTTGTAGTCTCTAGTGAATGGTGATAAATAAGCAGTTGTAAGGGTAAAATTACAAACTAGAATATGGTTTCATGATGACAGAAGGATATGTATGCACTTACCAATTCCACCAGTGCTCACAAAACCTTTCCCAAAAACACGCTCATAGCGTAATATTCCGCTGGTTTTGTACTGCACATTATCCAAAAATCTTTGAAATCCACGATCTTCAGTTGAATTGACTTTTTGCCATAGCCAACATATCTAAAACATGGGGAGACATTTTCATCATTAATTTCATTTGATCATGGGAAATGCATTGCACAGTCAAAGCGTACAAGGATAGAGAAATACTTGGTTttgattcttcttgtttttcacaTAAGCTCCAACACACTTGCAAGTAAGTAGAGAAAGTTCAGAGGAGCCCCCACTTTGTTCAATGGCATAGCCCTCTTTAAACACCTATTTGTACATCAAATGTCAGCTATTTGTAAGAAAAGGTTACACTATAATTTTATTGGCAAACACAGCTAAGTAACGAAAATGACTGGGCATTCAATCCTACATAAGAATTTTACAAAATACTGCAAATGACACGGTAGGAATAATAGGTGTATTAGCTTATATGCAGAAAATTAGGTTGCAGTTAAGCTCAAATAGAGAAGAAAATTAGACTGTCAGAACTAAAATAAAATGGTAGGGGAGGTGGCAGTAGTAGGGAAGTTGACATTCTCACCTTAGTATAAAACTTTGGTTCGCGATAATGTGTCGGATTCACTTTCCTTTTCGAGTCTCCAGATTGATGGAAACATGATTCCCTGAAGAAGATATGCCCACCAACTTTTAACCATTTTACCATCCTTCTTACTAGCTTCTCAACCTACAATAAGGGATAGTTAGAAATAATCacgagaaataaaagaaaatacttGCATGTATAGGAGATGATAGTTCAGGATATTTAAAACCAAGTTTAAACTATTTGATCTGGACGATAAAAGATTACTGCAGACATAAAAAGTGTTCAGTAACTCGCCGAGTGAGACAAATACCCAGGTTAAGAGTGCATTCTCTTACCTCCTCATCTGAAAGATACATCAGTAACCAGTTTGAAAATATGAGATCGACGGAGTTATCTTCAATCACCAGATCCGGAGATGTAACATCAGCACATATGAAGGATGTATTTTCGTAATGACCATTTATGCTTTCATTCTACAAGGAAAAATTATATTAAAAAGAGCTCGATGAACCAGGAATTGCATGCATGTGGAGGTTAAAAGAAGGCCAGGACATTCCAGGTACCCAAATCTGAACTATTAAATGTTGATACCTTCTTAATCACACTTTCAATGAAATCCATTGCAATAACATGCCCAGCTGTCTTAGCCAATTCTCCAGTAAAGCGGCCTATTCCAGCACCAAGCTCCAGCACAGATTTTCCTTCGTATGATGGAAGTAAAGACAGTATCTGCAAAAAAACAGAACAGTATGAGAGAGAAACACCACAAGTTCGGGGAAACATGTTATAAACTTCTAATTCGCAATAAACTGTATCTACTCCATTAGAACTACAGTTTACTAGATTATTACTCAGTGCATCTAGCATGGTAGGCGTTTGTAGATGGTTACATGATATGCCATACTGTTGATGATTGTAAATACAAGAAGATGAACTAttatttaaaaattaaaaaaaaaactattattAAGGAAAATATGAAACTAAATCTtctgaaaaacaaaaacaaaaaagatactcccagttcatattaattgactctaatatgaatgtatctagacactttttaattctagatacatccatattgaagtcaattaatatgaatcggagggagtagtaatatTTGAAGCGAACAAATGAACTATAAGGTTTTTGGTTTTCGCAATATACAAAAATGGCGTCAATCCCCAAACCAGGACCAGAGGAACACTAAAAGTAAGTGTCAGCATCACCACTTGGCACAGTTAACGCCACAGAATACCGACCAGTTTGCTCCACAAAAAACGCAGCACCCCCAAAGGCATCAATCGTTACAACGCGCATCTCTTCGAGAGATCCCCAACATTACAGGTACTTATCATAATTTGCAGAGAGAAAAACGGTAAATCACACGCATGCACCCCAGATCTAGGCAGATGGACCGTTGATGATACGAGTTACGAGATGATCGCGTATGGGCACCGAAATGAGGAGATGGCAATGTGTTATCACCTCGGGGCGCTCCTCCTTGTCGAGATCGGCGGCGCGGGAGTCGAGCATCATGGCCTCGACGGTGAGGTCCTTGGAGTGCTCCTCCCAGTACTTCTTCTgggccttcctctcctcctccatcctcTCCAGCCCCCCTGCAAACCATAGGCGGAATCAGCACCGAGTGCCATTCACCCCATTACCGCAATCAGAGATCCGCGCACGAGCTCGACCATTCTCCCCAACCAGACGGAAACAGACACGCTGCGAGCAGATCCGGTCCGATCCGGTCGACACGGGCCGGAGTGCGGGGATGTCTCCCACATGCTTACCATTGACGGcaaatccggcggcggcggcggcggagtccaTCTTCGTTCGCGTGATGTTCTGTGTGAATTTAGAGGTTACGAGAGGCCGGCGAGATTAGGAGCCCTCGACGGCGAGGCGGGCGCGGGAGAAGCTGCGGGAGCGGCGGTTGAACGATCGCCCGCGCGGCTGCATCCACGACGGGATCACGTCGAGGTTGTGGGGGTGAGGAAGAACAGAGGACTGGAGTGTGTGTGTGGCGAATTGAGGTGGGGAGAGATGGCGATGAAGGTTGGAACGGTTTTATAGGCGCGTCGGGGGATGCAGAGTGAAGATGTTTTTGCGGAGCGATCGGCCGTGAGATCTGCGCCTGTGCGGCTGTGCCTGCGAGAGCGGATCCTGGATCTGTCTTTTAATTAACTAATTAATTGATTTATTTAGATTTTTGTCGTTTTTGCTGAGCCGATCTGTATCCTGATTGGACCATATGTGTGCACTGCGTGTCCCGTTGCTGACGTTTGATTCAATACCTGTCCACGCACACACGCGGCACGAGGTAACAAGCCTCCTTGCGCGGGTTTCGTGCCCGCATCCCCTGCACGGGTTGTTGCATCACACGGTTCTCAAAGCACTTCTGGGATGGGCTCTTGAGGAATGCTCGGAATGTCAGTTTCTCCTGGGTCAGGCCCGTTGCGGTCAGAAGgctgcacgcgtggggaaggAAGGCAGAAACGCCGCGTCCCTCGGGAAtacgcgccataattagcctcactgctcctctctccttcctctcagtcgcgaccgcactctcacctcccccaaactgtcacatcacccggcggttcccctcccgccggaccgccgcacggaggagtactggtaccggaggaggagacgtcggcAAGCAGCAGCGCGACATCGGCCGCAATCTGCtccgcagtcttcatcggcatctcgacttcgcccgcgacctcgagctcgtactcggccggaacaatggcggtaacgacctctccttctcaccttcgtactcgttctagcagaacatgccattctcgggcatttgcgacgacatgcacattagatctgctagggtttctattaggatagggttcggattgatgtttgcaaggtgttccTCGCCATTGGTTGTTGTTCTTGTCCAGATCTTGCTGTTCACGGTCTCGttttgcttagatctgttacttTAATATCAGATTGTGGTAGATCCTTCATAGACCGGGCTTTGGATTGGTGAAACTGGCAGATTATACCGTGCATGCATAGAGGGGAAGGTTTTCTGTGTTCGGGTTTAAcatgttgtgattgttgtgcgAAAGGTTAAGttgagtcgcgctagtttgttcagacgcaaAAGGAGTGGGAAGACTTGAAGAACGAAGTTGCTATGTTCAAGAATAtgcagagaacacaagcacaagtgatgagggctaaCAAACAGAAATGGGAGGCAGAAAAAGGATTTGGAGGTtgagaagagaaagctagagtatgacatatacgatctgcttcaagtgaactttgcaatcaaggacAGGCTCAAGAGGATCAGGGCTACTTGTGACGAGTGATGAATGTGATGTAGATGTACTGTACGAGAATTTGTAATGTGGCCTAAgtagaatttgtaatgtaccctaagtaccactcgtaatgtactcaatttgaactgccacttgtgttgtttcttgattgaactaggtcaatgattataacctgggatcatagtatgaggagatgattgatcagaatcTATGGCATGACTTAACATGACCATGACATTGGTTCTggtcaaacatctcctccatatatCATCATTGCATGAGGCCTCTGATACCCTActttgcatgtttctgcttcttcagttctgcattagctaatgattcaactatggcacaacggCAGGCAGGCTGCTGCCctcaacttagtcatgtgtgccatattactggcacactagacttagtttgcagACAATCTCTTTGTCTGccgtgtgatcctacatatgaggCCTCGTTTTAGTATATctggtgcattggccaatgattcaacaaaggcacaatggaagtctaggtggtggcctcaaacttagtcatgtgtgtcacagtcgttgcacactacacttagtttgtggccactccctatgcctgccgtgtgaaaaaatgtatgaggccttactaatgttatcaatgtcTGTTTACATCTAAactacttgtgagcaggcacacctctaatggctcgtgttcttctggcagactgagaagatcatgattggGTCACCTGCTGAGGTTCCCGGCGAGGGACCGATGAAGAAGCGTCGTGGAAGGCCGGCTAAGGTAGGCCACTTCCACGCGGAGGCAGGGTCGGACCACTTCCTCTGCATCATCTTCAATCCCACCTTCAGCTGGCTCATGATCCCTaaagctttcgtcaagtggttcggagaaattccttccaacatcatcgtcaccaccaacaccagatgcaactggaggatgaaTACGAGGAGAGAAGGCAATGAAGCATTCATCGACTAGGGATGGACGGCCTTCGCCGTcgcccattgatgtctacgcacgcttctattcctgtagacagtgttgggcctccaagagcagaggtttgtagaacagcagcaagtttcccttaagtggatcacccaaggtttatcgaactcagggaggaagaggtcaaagatatccctctcaagcaaccccgcaatcacgatacaagaagtctcttgtgtccccaacacacctaatacacttgtcggatgtataggtgcactagttcggcgaagagatagtgaaatacaagtagtatggatgtatatgagtggtaatagcaatctgaataaaatatggcagcgagtaaacatgcaacgtaacgataaataaatggagattcgatgtttggaaacaaggcctagggatcatactttcactagtggacactctcaacattgatcacataataaaaccactctacactctcttgttggatgacaaacaccattaattgtgtagggctacaagagcacctcaatgccggagttaacaagctccacaacattcgatgttcatatttaaataaccttagagtgcatgatagatcattgcaattataccaagtactaacatagcatgcacaccgtcagcgacagtctatgaaaggaggaatagatcacatcgatactatcatagtaatagttaactccataatctacaagagattacaatcataacctacgccaagtactacatgatgcacacacttgtcaccattacatcatgaaggaggaatagagtactttaataacatcaccggagtaactagatcacaaagagagagatgaaccacatagctacggtagagccctcgaccctcggggagaattactccctcctcatcatggagacagcgatggcggtgaagatggcttccggggcacttcccgtcccggcagagtgccgaacagagacttctatcccccgaattggagtttcgcgatggcggcggctctggaaggttttctggtgtttcgtcaatccgtgtcgatgttttaggtcaggaggcatcttataggcgaagaggcggagtcggaggggccacggggcctcctcacactaggggggcgcccccctgggccgcgccgcccacacgtgtggggcccctgtggctcccctccggtccccctttgactttctggaagcttccgggaaaaaaagatgttgggcattgatttcgtccgattccaagaatatttcctttgtaggatttctgaaaccaaaaacagcagaaaacaacaactggcccttcggcatctcgtcaataggttagttccggaaaacgcatcaaaacgatataaagtgtgaacaaaacatgtaggtattgtcataaaacaagcatggaacatcagaaattatagatacgttggagacgtatcaagcatccccaagcttagttcctactcgccctcgagtaggtaaacgataacaaggataatttcttaagtgacatgctaccaacatgatcttgatcaatactattgtaaagcatatgagatgaatgaagtgattcaaagcaatgataaagataatgactaaacaactgaatcatatagcaaagacttttcatgaatagtactttcaagacaagcatcaataagtcttgcataagagttaactcataaagcaatagattcaaagtagaaggcattgaagcaacacaaaggatgattaagtttcagcaattgctttcaacttgtaacatgtatatctcatggatagttgtcaacataaagcaatataacaagtgcaataggtaaacatgtaagaatcaatgcacacagttgacacaagtgtttgcttctaagatagaaagaagtgggtaaactgactcaacataaagtaaaagaatggcccttcgcagagggaagcatggattactatttttgtgctagagcttttattttgaaaacatagaagcaattttgtcaacggtagtaataaagcatatgcgttatgtataagatatcctataagttgcaagcctcatgcatagaatactaatagtgctcgcaccttgtcctaattagcttggattaacacggattatcattgcataacatatgtttcaaccaagtgtcacaaaggggtacctctatgccgcatgtacagaggtctaaggagaaagttcgcattggatttctcgcttttgattattctcaacttagacatccataccgggacaacatagacaacgagataatggactcctcttttaatgcataagcattcaacaacggataatattctcataagagattgaggatttgtgtccaagccgaaacttccaccatgattcatggctttagttagcggcccaatgttcttctctaacaatatgcatactcaaaccatttgatcatgaaaatcgcccttacttcagacaagacgagcatgcatagcaactcacatgatattcaacaaaggtaaaagttgatggcgtccccagaaacatggttaccgctcaacaagcaacttataagaaataagatacatagcaacatattcaataccacaatagtttttaaggctattttcccatgagctatatattgcaaagacaaaggatagaattttaaaggtagcactcaagtaatgtactttggaatggcagagaaataccatgtagtaggtaggtatggtggacacaaatggcatagtttttggctcaaggatttggatgcacgagaagaattcctctcaatacaaggctaggctagcaaggttgtttgaagcaaactcaagtataaaatggtgcagcaagactcacatatgaacatattgttagcattataagactttacatcgtcttccttgttgttcaaacaccttaaccagaaaatatctagactctagagagaccaatcatgcaaaccaaattttaacaagctctatgtagttcttcattaataggtgcaaagtacatgatgcaagagcttaaacatgatctatatgagcacaacaattgccaagtatcaaattattcaagacattataccaattaccacatgaagcatttcctgtttccaaccaaatagcaattaacgaagcggttttcaactccgccatgaacattaaagatagaactaagaacaccagtgttcatatgaaaaagcggagcgtgtctctctcccacacaagcatgaatttattcaaacaaaacaaaaacaaacagacgctccaagtaaagaacatatgatgtgaccgaataaaaatatagtttcaatagaagaaacctgataaattgttgatgaagaaggggatgccttgggcatccccaagcttagacgcttgagtctccttgaaatatgcagggatgaatcaccggggcatccccaagcttagacttttcgctcttcttaatcatatatcatcctcctctcttgacccttgaaaacttctgccacaccaaacttctcataaacttcattagaggggttagtactaaaaaaaactttaatccactttagtcctatagtgacacattgcaagcactcaataaaacattagctacagctctcctcgTCTAGAAagtcttgcttaaagtccacaagagacagtgCAAACAACAgagatagaatctgtcaaaacagaatagccagtaaacacgaatttttaagaggtacttccgttgctcaaatcagaaaactcaaaactaatgaaagttgcatacatatctgaggaacacgcacgtaaattggcagatttttctgagttacctacagagagcccttcccaaattcgtgacagatagaaatctgtttctgcgcgtaaatccaaatctagtatcaaccttctattagagacttcacttggcacaacaacgcaataaaataaagataaggagaggttgctacagtagtaacaacttccaagacacaacaaaacagtagcaaaataaagacatgggttatctcccaagttctttctttatagccattaagatgggctcagcaattttaatgatgctcgcgcaagaaataagagttgaagcgaacaagagcatcaagaagcaaattcaaaacacatttaagcctaacccacttcctatgaaaaggaatcttgtacacaaataaattcatgaagaacaaagtgacaagcataagaaggcaatacaagcgcaacttcaaaattctcaacataaagaggggaaacttaatattattaagatgcatataaccatgtttccctctctcataataactttcagtagcatcattgatgaaatccacaatatatccatcacttaaaacattcttatcatggttcatatgcataaaagtatcattatttttggcataagaaaaactcttctcattaatagtaattggagcaggatcattatcaagaatttgaacatggtaaacaagttgcatactaagggaattgtttttggcaatccaatcataactatgacaagtttcataaggatagttataacctatatcatagcattctttataataatcatcaaagattggaggcacgagtgtcatcataagaaatagaatagttatctttcacgagtaTGTTCATctcgtgaccataccatcattgttactagaaggagatgtatcaaacatataatgatcagtagcaaaaggattttcaaacacctcatccccaagcttagagctttctatatcattataggaggaagcatggatagtaccgatactatggcaattattaacattatcATTTTCGTAATTAGTttccccagagatttgcaatatcaaaagtagtgtgctctttcaaatcatgatcactaatgtaggtaaagggcataggaagatcattgtattcagattcattatcataataatcatcaggagcaacatacttacggttacctatcgttatctcatacacgcggggatatgctgttacctctttctttttattccccttcttctacttcgttcccttcttcttcttctcgttcctttctttaggagggagaggcttgatgagaggcttctccacataacctgttttatttccagaaacaatagaagaaacttgggaggattcctccttttcattaatgagttcaaaacacacagaggtcctatcatattttggcaaagtgtcgtcttctaaaatattttgtatgtaagtatttgta contains:
- the LOC124666224 gene encoding phosphoethanolamine N-methyltransferase 1-like encodes the protein MEEERKAQKKYWEEHSKDLTVEAMMLDSRAADLDKEERPEILSLLPSYEGKSVLELGAGIGRFTGELAKTAGHVIAMDFIESVIKKNESINGHYENTSFICADVTSPDLVIEDNSVDLIFSNWLLMYLSDEEVEKLVRRMVKWLKVGGHIFFRESCFHQSGDSKRKVNPTHYREPKFYTKVFKEGYAIEQSGGSSELSLLTCKCVGAYVKNKKNQNQICWLWQKVNSTEDRGFQRFLDNVQYKTSGILRYERVFGKGFVSTGGIETTKEFVDLLDLKPGQKVLDVGCGIGGGDFYMAENYDVHVVGIDLSINMVSFALEDAIGRKCAVEFEVADCTTKTYPDNTFDVVYSRDTILHIQDKPSLFRSFFKWLKPGGKVLISDYCRSPGKPSEEFAAYIEQRGYDLHDVEAYGQMLRDAGFHDVIAEDRTDQFLTVLQRELAAVEKNKDDFLADFGQDDYDDIVNGWNAKLQRSSAGEQRWGLFIATK